In a genomic window of Meriones unguiculatus strain TT.TT164.6M chromosome 8, Bangor_MerUng_6.1, whole genome shotgun sequence:
- the Gpd1 gene encoding glycerol-3-phosphate dehydrogenase [NAD(+)], cytoplasmic isoform X1, with translation MAGKKVCIVGSGNWGSAIAKIVGSNAARLAHFDPRVTMWVFEEDIGGRKLTEIINTQHENVKYLPGHKLPPNVVAVPDVVQAAEGADILIFVVPHQFIGKICDQLKGHLKANTIGISLIKGVDEGPNGLKLISEVISESLGIPVSVLMGANIASEVADEKFCETTIGCKDPAQGQLLKELMQTPNFRITVVQEVDTVEICGALKNIVAVGAGFCDGLGFGDNTKAAVIRLGLMEMIAFAKLFCRGSVSSATFLESCGVADLITTCYGGRNRKVAEAFACTGKSIEQLEKEMLNGQKLQGPQTARELHSILQHKGLVDKWITLRSDPARTLLCSFPYCSCRLPQGALPQESSLDHPTFVHSPNTIISVPHTCPGC, from the exons ATGGCTGGAAAGAAAGTCTGTATTGTCGGCTCCGGCAACTG GGGTTCAGCCATTGCCAAGATCGTGGGTAGCAATGCAGCCAGGCTGGCACACTTTGACCCACGCGTGACCATGTGGGTGTTTGAGGAAGACATCGGGGGCAGAAAGCTAACGGAGATAATCAACACGCAGCACGAGAACGTCAAATACCTGCCGGGGCACAAGCTGCCCCCCAATGTG GTGGCTGTCCCAGATGTGGTCCAGGCTGCCGAAGGCGCCGACATCCTGATCTTCGTGGTGCCCCATCAGTTCATCGGCAAGATCTGTGACCAGCTCAAGGGCCACTTGAAGGCCAACACCATCGGCATATCGCTTATCAAG GGGGTAGACGAGGGCCCCAACGGGCTGAAGCTCATCTCTGAAGTGATTTCGGAGAGCCTGGGCATCCCCGTGAGCGTGCTGATGGGGGCCAACATTGCCAGCGAGGTGGCCGACGAGAAGTTCTGCGAGACAACCATTG GCTGCAAGGACCCAGCCCAGGGACAGCTCCTGAAGGAGCTGATGCAGACACCCAACTTTCGCATCACTGTGGTACAAGAGGTGGACACGGTGGAGATCTGTGGGGCTTTGAAG AACATAGTGGCCGTTGGGGCCGGCTTCTGTGACGGGCTTGGCTTCGGTGACAACACCAAGGCGGCCGTGATCCGGCTGGGCCTCATGGAGATGATCGCCTTCGCCAAGCTCTTCTGCAGAGGCTCGGTGTCCTCTGCCACCTTCCTGGAGAGCTGCGGGGTCGCCGACCTCATCACCACCTGCTACGGTGGGCGCAACCGCAAGGTGGCGGAGGCCTTCGCCTGCACTGGAAAG TCCATTGAGCAGCTGGAGAAAGAGATGCTGAATGGACAGAAGCTGCAGGGGCCGCAGACGGCCCGGGAGCTACACAGCATCCTCCAGCACAAGGGCCTCGTGGACAA ATGGATCACCCTGCGATCGGACCCTGCTCGGACCCTTCTGTGCAGCTTCCCCTACTGTTCTTGTCGCCTACCCCAGGGGGCGCTACCACAGGAAAGCTCACTTGACCATCCTACCTTTGTTCATTCCCCTAACACCATCATTTCTGTCCCCCACACCTGTCCTGGGTGCTAG
- the Gpd1 gene encoding glycerol-3-phosphate dehydrogenase [NAD(+)], cytoplasmic isoform X2, translating to MAGKKVCIVGSGNWGSAIAKIVGSNAARLAHFDPRVTMWVFEEDIGGRKLTEIINTQHENVKYLPGHKLPPNVVAVPDVVQAAEGADILIFVVPHQFIGKICDQLKGHLKANTIGISLIKGVDEGPNGLKLISEVISESLGIPVSVLMGANIASEVADEKFCETTIGCKDPAQGQLLKELMQTPNFRITVVQEVDTVEICGALKNIVAVGAGFCDGLGFGDNTKAAVIRLGLMEMIAFAKLFCRGSVSSATFLESCGVADLITTCYGGRNRKVAEAFACTGKSIEQLEKEMLNGQKLQGPQTARELHSILQHKGLVDKFPLFTAVYKVCYEGQPVGEFIRCLQNHPEHM from the exons ATGGCTGGAAAGAAAGTCTGTATTGTCGGCTCCGGCAACTG GGGTTCAGCCATTGCCAAGATCGTGGGTAGCAATGCAGCCAGGCTGGCACACTTTGACCCACGCGTGACCATGTGGGTGTTTGAGGAAGACATCGGGGGCAGAAAGCTAACGGAGATAATCAACACGCAGCACGAGAACGTCAAATACCTGCCGGGGCACAAGCTGCCCCCCAATGTG GTGGCTGTCCCAGATGTGGTCCAGGCTGCCGAAGGCGCCGACATCCTGATCTTCGTGGTGCCCCATCAGTTCATCGGCAAGATCTGTGACCAGCTCAAGGGCCACTTGAAGGCCAACACCATCGGCATATCGCTTATCAAG GGGGTAGACGAGGGCCCCAACGGGCTGAAGCTCATCTCTGAAGTGATTTCGGAGAGCCTGGGCATCCCCGTGAGCGTGCTGATGGGGGCCAACATTGCCAGCGAGGTGGCCGACGAGAAGTTCTGCGAGACAACCATTG GCTGCAAGGACCCAGCCCAGGGACAGCTCCTGAAGGAGCTGATGCAGACACCCAACTTTCGCATCACTGTGGTACAAGAGGTGGACACGGTGGAGATCTGTGGGGCTTTGAAG AACATAGTGGCCGTTGGGGCCGGCTTCTGTGACGGGCTTGGCTTCGGTGACAACACCAAGGCGGCCGTGATCCGGCTGGGCCTCATGGAGATGATCGCCTTCGCCAAGCTCTTCTGCAGAGGCTCGGTGTCCTCTGCCACCTTCCTGGAGAGCTGCGGGGTCGCCGACCTCATCACCACCTGCTACGGTGGGCGCAACCGCAAGGTGGCGGAGGCCTTCGCCTGCACTGGAAAG TCCATTGAGCAGCTGGAGAAAGAGATGCTGAATGGACAGAAGCTGCAGGGGCCGCAGACGGCCCGGGAGCTACACAGCATCCTCCAGCACAAGGGCCTCGTGGACAA
- the Smarcd1 gene encoding SWI/SNF-related matrix-associated actin-dependent regulator of chromatin subfamily D member 1 — MAARAGFQSVAPSGGAGASGGAGVAAALGPGGTPGPPVRMGPAPGQGLYRSPMPGAAYPRPGMLPGSRMTPQGPSMGPPGYGGNPSVRPGLAQSGMDQSRKRPAPQQIQQVQQQAVQNRNHNAKKKKMADKILPQRIRELVPESQAYMDLLAFERKLDQTIMRKRLDIQEALKRPIKQKRKLRIFISNTFNPAKSDAEDGEGTVASWELRVEGRLLEDSALSKYDATKQKRKFSSFFKSLVIELDKDLYGPDNHLVEWHRTATTQETDGFQVKRPGDVNVRCTVLLMLDYQPPQFKLDPRLARLLGIHTQTRPVIIQALWQYIKTHKLQDPHEREFVICDKYLQQIFESQRMKFSEIPQRLHALLMPPEPIIINHVISVDPNDQKKTACYDIDVEVDDTLKTQMNSFLLSTASQQEIATLDNKIHETIETINQLKTQREFMLSFARDPQGFINDWLQSQCRDLKTMTDVVGNPEEERRAEFYFQPWAQEAVCRYFYSKVQQRRQELEQALGIRNT; from the exons ATGGCGGCCCGGGCGGGTTTCCAGTCTGTGGCTCCGAGCGGCGGCGCCGGAGCCTCAGGAGGAGCGGGCGTGGCGGCTGCTCTGGGCCCGGGCGGAACTCCCGGGCCTCCGGTGCGAATGGGCCCGGCGCCGGGTCAAGGGCTGTACCGCTCCCCGATGCCCGGGGCGGCCTATCCG AGACCAGGCATGCTGCCAGGCAGCCGAATGACACCTCAGGGACCTTCCATGGGACCTCCTGGCTATGGGGGGAACCCTTCAGTCCGACCTGGCCTGGCCCAGTCAGGGATGGACCAGTCCCGCAAGAGACCTGCGCCTCAACAGATCCAGCAGGTCCAGCAGCAGGCGGTCCAAAATCGAAACCACAA tgcaaagaaaaagaaaatggctgaCAAAATCCTACCTCAAAGG ATTCGGGAATTGGTACCAGAATCACAGGCCTATATGGACCTCCTGGCTTTTGAGAGGAAACTGGACCAGACTATCATGAGGAAACGGCTAGATATCCAGGAGGCCTTGAAGCGGCCCATCAAG cAAAAACGGAAGCTGCGAATTTTCATTTCCAACACTTTCAATCCGGCTAAGTCGGACGCTGAAGACGGGGAAGGGACGGTGGCTTCCTGGGAGCTCCGGGTGGAAGGACGGCTCCTGGAGGAC TCAGCCTTGTCCAAATACGATGCCACCAAGCAGAAGAGAAAGTTCTCTTCCTTTTTTAAGTCCTTGGTGATTGAACTTGACAAAGACCTCTATGGGCCAGACAACCACCTGGTGGAA TGGCACAGGACCGCCACTACCCAGGAGACCGATGGCTTCCAGGTGAAGCGACCAGGCGATGTGAATGTGCGGTGTACCGTCCTGCTGATGCTGGATTACCAG CCGCCCCAGTTTAAGTTAGACCCCCGCCTGGCGCGCCTCCTGGGCATCCATACGCAGACACGTCCGGTGATCATCCAAGCGCTGTGGCAGTATATTAAAACACACAAGCTCCAGGACCCCCATGAACGCGAGTTTGTTATCTGCGACAAGTACCTCCAGCAG atctTTGAATCTCAGCGGATGAAGTTCTCAGAGATCCCCCAGCGGCTCCATGCCCTGCTTATGCCGCCAGAGCCCATCATCATCAATCACGTCATCAG TGTTGACCCAAATGACCAGAAAAAGACTGCTTGCTATGATATTGATGTGGAAGTGGATGACACTTTGAAGACTCAGATGAATTCTTTTCTGCTGTCCACTGCCAGCCAGCAGGAGATTGCCACTCTAGACAACAAG atcCACGAGACAATAGAAACCATCAACCAGCTGAAGACCCAGCGAGAGTTCATGCTGAGCTTTGCCCGAGACCCTCAGGGTTTTATCAATGATTGGCTTCAGTCCCAGTGCAGGGACCTCAAG ACTATGACTGATGTGGTGGGTAACCCAGAAGAGGAACGCCGTGCTGAGTTTTACTTCCAGCCCTGGGCTCAGGAGGCTGTGTGCCGATACTTCTACTCCAAG gTGCAGCAGAGGCGGCAAGAATTAGAGCAAGCCCTCGGAATCCGAAATACATAG
- the Asic1 gene encoding acid-sensing ion channel 1 isoform X3 has protein sequence MPIQIFCSVSFSSGEEAEGPMGDVWGAPHHRQQQDSSDSEDEDKDKETGEELDEGDPPRDLAAFANSCTLHGASHVFVEGGPGPRQVLWAVAFVIALGAFLCQVGDRVAYYLSYPHVTLVDEVATTELVFPAVTLCNTNPVRLSQLSYPDLLYLAPMLGLDESDDPGVPLAPPGPEAFSGEPFNLHRFYNRSCHRLEDMLLYCSYCGGPCGPHNFSVVFTRYGKCYTFNSGQDGRPRLKTMKGGTGNGLEIMLDIQQDEYLPVWGETDETSFEAGIKVQIHSQDEPPFIDQLGFGVAPGFQTFVSCQEQRLIYLPSPWGTCNAVTMDSDFFDSYSITACRIDCETRYLVENCNCRMVHMPGDAPYCTPEQYKECADPALDFLVEKDQEYCVCEMPCNLTRYGKELSMVKIPSKASAKYLAKKFNKSEQYIGENILVLDIFFEVLNYETIEQKKAYEIAGLLGDIGGQMGLFIGASILTVLELFDYAYEVIKHRLCRRGKCQKEAKRSSADKGVALSLDDVKRHNPCESLRGHPAGMTYAANILPHHPARGTFEDFTC, from the exons ATGCCCATCCAGATCTTTTGCTCTGTGTCATTCTCCTCTGGAGAGGAGGCTGAGGGACCCATGGGAGATGTCTGGGGGGCCCCCCACCACCGGCAGCAGCAGGACAGCTCAGATTCGGAAGATGAAGACAAGGacaaggagacaggagaggaactTGATGAGGGAGACCCACCTAGGGACTTGGCGGCCTTTGCCAACAGCTGTACCCTCCACGGTGCCAGCCATGTCTTTGTGGAAGGGGGCCCAGGGCCCAGGCAGGTCCTCTGGGCAGTGGCCTTTGTCATAGCGCTGGGTGCCTTCCTGTGCCAGGTAGGGGACCGTGTTGCCTATTACCTTAGCTACCCGCATGTCACCCTGGTGGATGAAGTGGCCACCACGGAGCTGGTCTTCCCAGCAGTCACCCTGTGTAACACTAATCCTGTGCGCCTGTCCCAGCTCAGCTACCCCGACCTGCTCTACCTGGCCCCCATGCTAGGGCTGGATGAAAGCGATGATCctggggttccccttgctccaccgGGGCCAGAGGCGTTCTCCGGGGAGCCCTTTAACCTCCATCGTTTCTACAACCGCTCCTGCCATCGGCTGGAGGACATGCTGCTGTATTGTTCCTACTGTGGGGGCCCCTGTGGCCCCCACAACTTCTCAGTG GTCTTCACGAGGTATGGGAAGTGTTACACATTCAACTCAGGCCAAGATGGGCGGCCGCGGCTGAAGACCATGAAAGGAGGGACTGGCAATGGCCTGGAGATCATGCTGGACATCCAGCAAGATGAATACCTGCCTGTGTGGGGAGAGACCG ACGAGACATCCTTCGAAGCAGGCATCAAAGTGCAAATCCACAGTCAGGATGAGCCTCCTTTCATCGACCAGCTGGGCTTTGGTGTGGCCCCCGGCTTCCAGACTTTTGTGTCTTGCCAGGAGCAGAGG CTCATCTACCTGCCCTCGCCCTGGGGCACCTGCAATGCTGTCACCATGGACTCGGACTTCTTCGACTCCTACAGCATCACCGCCTGCCGGATCGACTGCGAGACGCGATACCTGGTGGAAAACTGCAACTGCCGCATGGTGCACATGCCAG GGGATGCCCCGTACTGCACTCCGGAGCAGTATAAGGAGTGCGCGGACCCGGCCCTGG ACTTCCTAGTGGAGAAAGACCAGGAATACTGCGTGTGTGAGATGCCCTGCAACCTGACCCGCTATGGCAAGGAGCTGTCCATGGTCAAGATCCCCAGCAAGGCCTCCGCCAAGTACCTGGCCAAGAAGTTCAACAAATCCGAACAGTACATAGG GGAGAACATTCTGGTGCTCGACATTTTCTTTGAAGTCCTCAACTATGAGACCATCGAGCAGAAAAAGGCCTATGAGATTGCAGGACTCCTGG GTGACATCGGAGGCCAGATGGGGCTGTTCATCGGGGCCAGCATCCTCACAGTGCTGGAGCTCTTTGACTACGCCTACGAG GTCATTAAGCACCGGCTGTGTAGACGAGGGAAATGCCAGAAGGAGGCCAAGAGGAGCAGCGCAGATAAGGGCGTGGCACTCAGCCTTGATGACGTCAAAAGACAT AATCCCTGCGAGAGCCTCCGGGGACATCCTGCCGGGATGACCTACGCTGCCAACATCCTACCTCACCACCCCGCTCGAGGCACGTTTGAGGACTTTACCTGCTAA